A part of bacterium genomic DNA contains:
- the pstC gene encoding phosphate ABC transporter permease subunit PstC yields the protein MPLSRQYWKARAIRYFFMTCAATSVLIVALVFLFLGKESIPFVAEHGIGELLGDIWQPVSFEDEQFGILPLITGSILVTILATIFAVPFGVISAIYIAEMASPVEREIWKPVIELLAGIPSVVLGFFGLVVVAPLVKETFGLSSGLNALTGSFLLALMAIPTIITISEDAIRNVPQSFKEASYSLGASKLQTIWKVTVPAALSGIVAAVMLGLGRVVGETMAVMMVTGNAAIVTWSPTDPVRTMTATVAAEMGEVPFGSEHYHALFVIGVVLLFMTFGLNMVAQRVLKKYRIG from the coding sequence ATGCCGTTAAGCAGACAATACTGGAAAGCGCGGGCAATCCGCTACTTCTTCATGACGTGTGCGGCGACCTCGGTTCTTATCGTGGCGCTTGTTTTCTTGTTCTTGGGGAAAGAGAGTATTCCGTTTGTCGCGGAGCATGGTATAGGCGAATTGCTCGGAGATATCTGGCAGCCGGTCTCCTTTGAAGATGAGCAGTTCGGCATTCTGCCGCTGATAACAGGCTCGATACTCGTAACAATTCTGGCCACGATTTTCGCGGTTCCGTTCGGCGTAATCAGCGCAATCTACATCGCTGAAATGGCGTCACCCGTGGAGCGCGAAATCTGGAAACCGGTTATCGAACTTCTCGCGGGTATTCCTTCGGTCGTGCTGGGGTTCTTCGGTCTCGTGGTCGTCGCGCCATTGGTCAAGGAAACCTTTGGACTCTCCTCCGGGTTGAATGCTTTGACCGGCTCCTTCCTGCTCGCGCTTATGGCCATCCCGACCATCATTACAATTTCCGAAGACGCGATTAGGAATGTTCCGCAGTCTTTCAAAGAGGCCTCCTATTCACTTGGTGCCTCAAAGCTGCAGACGATATGGAAAGTCACAGTCCCTGCCGCACTCTCAGGAATTGTCGCCGCGGTCATGCTCGGTTTGGGACGCGTGGTTGGAGAAACCATGGCCGTGATGATGGTCACGGGCAATGCCGCAATCGTCACGTGGTCGCCGACCGATCCCGTGCGCACGATGACAGCCACCGTCGCCGCCGAAATGGGTGAGGTTCCGTTTGGAAGTGAACACTATCATGCGCTGTTTGTCATCGGTGTCGTGCTCTTGTTCATGACCTTCGGTTTGAACATGGTTGCACAGCGCGTTCTTAAGAAATACAGGATAGGCTGA
- the pstA gene encoding phosphate ABC transporter permease PstA — MRPRNISEKFVYYTMLGVTYAILLVVVYIIADVVVGGIGTISWAFLTEAPRKSGEEGGIFPVIVGTFYLVLGTITFALPLGMAGAIYLSEYAKQGRLTRMIRLAIVTLAGIPSVVLGLFGLGLFVIFMGFGASILAGSLTLACMILPTIIVASEESLRSIPQSFREGSLALGATKWETIRRNVLPYAIPGMMTGSILGVGRAAGETAPILLTVAAFFLPTLPQSVFDQCMALPYHLYILATQLPDVEKARPMQYGTALVLIAVVLGFNMAAIIIRSYFRRKYRW; from the coding sequence ATGAGGCCGCGCAACATCTCGGAGAAGTTCGTGTACTACACGATGCTGGGAGTCACCTACGCGATTCTGCTCGTTGTTGTGTATATCATCGCGGATGTGGTCGTAGGCGGAATCGGCACCATCAGTTGGGCATTTCTCACGGAAGCCCCCCGCAAGAGTGGCGAAGAAGGCGGCATCTTTCCTGTCATAGTTGGTACATTCTATCTCGTGCTGGGCACCATCACATTCGCACTTCCCTTGGGTATGGCCGGCGCAATCTATTTAAGCGAGTATGCCAAACAAGGCCGCCTGACTCGCATGATCCGCCTGGCCATTGTCACGTTGGCCGGAATACCCTCCGTTGTGCTGGGGCTGTTCGGACTCGGTTTGTTTGTCATATTCATGGGATTCGGCGCATCCATCCTTGCGGGCAGTCTGACTCTCGCCTGCATGATTCTCCCGACCATCATTGTCGCCAGCGAAGAGTCCCTGCGCTCCATTCCTCAGTCCTTCCGCGAAGGCAGCCTTGCGCTTGGCGCAACCAAGTGGGAAACGATTCGCCGCAACGTGCTGCCCTACGCGATTCCGGGTATGATGACCGGCTCCATTCTCGGTGTCGGCCGCGCCGCCGGCGAAACTGCACCAATACTCTTGACGGTCGCGGCCTTCTTCCTTCCCACTCTGCCGCAATCCGTGTTCGACCAATGTATGGCTTTGCCGTACCACTTATACATCTTGGCCACACAGCTGCCTGATGTGGAAAAAGCCCGGCCGATGCAGTACGGTACTGCACTCGTCTTAATCGCCGTCGTGCTTGGTTTTAACATGGCCGCTATCATCATTCGCTCCTATTTCAGACGGAAATACCGTTGGTAA